The genomic DNA CATAAGACCTGCGACTCGCCGGAGGAAGCGCGGCTCCGTCTCGCCGACATCAAGCGGGCCGCCGGAATCCCGGAAGACTGCGACGAAGACGTGGTGGCGGTTCCCACGAAGAACAGAGACAACACGGGAGCCTGGAGGGAGCTGCTGCTGCGGCCGAGGCCGTCGGTGCGCCGTGTGCTGATCGCCGCCCTGGGGATCCATTTCTTCCAGCAGGCCTCGGGGATCGACTCGGTGGTGCTGTACAGTCCCCGGGTGTTTGAGGCGGCGGGGCTCAAGTCTGACAACGCGCAGCTGGGGACGACGGTGGCGGTGGGGTTCACCAAGACTCTCTTCATCCTGGTGGCAACCTTCTTCGTAGACCGCGTGGGGAGGCGGCCGCTGCTGCTCGGGAGCTTCGCAGGGATGATCGTGTCGCTGGCGGCGCTGGGGATCGGACTGACGGCGGTAGACAGGCACGGCGTTGGCGGGCACCAGCTACAGTGGGCGGTGGCGCTCAGCATCAGCTCCACGCTGGCCTACGTGGCGTTTTTCTCCATCGGCGCGGGGCCCATCACGTGGGTGTACAGCTCGGAGATCTTCCCTCTGCGCCTGCGGGCGCTGGGGGCCGCCATCGGGGTGGCCGTGAACCGGGTCACCAGCGGCGTCATCACCATGACCTTCCTCTCTCTCTCCCATGCCATCACGCTTGGAGGCAGCTTCTTCTTGTACTCCGGAATCGCCACGGTGGCATGGGTGTTCTTCTTCACGTTCTTGCCGGAGACGCGGGGCAGGACGCTGGAGGAGATGCAGGAGCTCTTCGGGGAGCAAAAGAAAACGGCGTCGccggagaaggagaaggaagaaaccACCGGAGTCGAAATGGTGAACGGCGGTAATTAGTAGTACTAGAAAACACAAGGGCGCAATTTATCAATCAACTTTTAATTACTCGCTGTAAACACTATGCCAGCCAACAGGAAGCTTTGCAGTTCAATGCATGTTGTTAACACAGAGATTAGGATTTGAAAATAACAAAGTTAAAAACAACTATTGTATATTATATAattcaatataaattaactcTGCGAGACTATTTCGTcacataattaataattaataataatgtaagtaatttctaattaatttcaatcaatttaaatttattatattttacaaTCGATATGAATCAATTAAGTGAAATAAGTAAATATATTGTTGGATTCCTACAACAAAATAAAATAGATAGTGCATATTTTATCTCCACTCTAATCATTGAGGATGGTTTCATTATACATTCATCCTCCTCTTCAATATCTGACCCTAGATCTACTGTAGTATTATTGGTGTCCTACAATATGTCATAATTACACGACTCGATATTGCTTTCATTCTGAATCGTACTTGTCAATTTATACATACTCCTACTAAACAtcattgggaaggtgttaagagaattcttcgatatctcaaagacactattctacatggtcttcttttatatcgtcagttTTCATGAGAGTTGATTGCCTACAGTGGTACAGATTTGGTTGGATCTTCCGAAGATAGACATTCTACTAATGGATATTttatatttcttggacgaaatcttatttTCTAGCTTTCAAAAAATCAACCTAGAGTCTCTCGCTCAAGTACTGAAGCTGAAGACAAAGCTATCGCTAACACAACGTCAGAAGttatttggctacaatctcttcttttGAAATTACATTTTTTCCCAACTGCTACGTCTAAAATGTGGTGTGATAATATTAGAGCAACTTATCTTGTGGCAAATCCTGTTTTTCATGCTTgtaccaagcatgtagagattgatttttcattttgTTCGCTAGAGTGTGACGACTCGACAACTTTCAGTTTCTTATATCTATATGGAAGATCAAATTACTGATATATTTATCAAGTCATTATCTAGACAACGTTTCACCAAGTTAACACTCAAACTCAACGTTCAGACACTCCCGTTGAGTTTATCGGGGGTAAtgacaataatgaaaataatctctaattgatttcaatcaattgatatttattatatttatcacacaatcaagatcgacatgaatcaattaagaaaaataatatttcaaatttattatattactatgtttataattattatgattgtatgcctagataattttataaacaagactATTTTAGTAATAGGATTATCAAAAATTAAAGCTTTATATCAACAATTTCTCAAATTCAAATATGTTGGAGATCGATGATGCAGCACCCAGAGATTGGTTGAGCTTCTCAGTCAGTTCCTATAATGCTCTCACAAAAGACTCATCACTATCAGCTGGTAGCTTCGAGATATCAAATTAATACACATTGAGAATTCGAAAAACATACTTTGAAGTGGAGGGCTCTGAAGCATGAGAATTGATCCGATTAGTCATTGTCCCCGTTCAAGCCACTCTAGAGAGTCAGTGTCTTCAAAAATGGCGGACCACTTGTTCAGCCATCACTTTCTTTGACAGGTTAACCACACCACCACACGACTTGCATATATAATCTGGGAATCGAATGGAACCACATACTAGTTGTGGCGTGCCTCTACGATTGCCACAACGGATTCAGGCCAAGAGAAGATGATGATCGGGTAGACTATTAACTGCCACAAATGGACGCAAGGTTCACAAAAAAAGATATGTATTTATTCCACAATTCAGGAACGATCATGCAATTGTGGCCACATGGCTTCGATCTTATGGTTCCTTCGTGAAACAACTCCACCTAGGAATTATTGGCTAGTTTCAGTTTCTAATAGTGTGGGGCAGTCATGGAATGTTAAAGTTAATGTGTTATCACTTAAGTTTACTCATCActaaggttacttgccccctaagtttctaaggttacttgccccctaagttgctaggttacttgccccctaagtttctttcaagtctatataaaggctttgtaatcaaaagtttaagaatcaagaaaaactatctATTTCTCCTCAAGAGCTCTACCAAAATACTTTCCAATTtcaacagttggtatcagagcgtccAGGTTCTACCAATCCAAATCTATGGCCAGCTCGAGTTTAACAAACATCAACCATCTCATTCCAGAGTTTAATGGCGAAGACTATGATTTCTGGTACGTGAAGATGAAGACCATCTTTCGATCTCTTAACCAATGGGAGATTGTGGAGAATGGAGTACAAGAGCCCGAGGAGGCCACTGCCCTCAATGAGGCCGGTCTGAAGAAATTAGAGAAGTCTCGACAAGCCGACGCAAGTGCTCTCTCAATCCTTCAAAGAGCAGTCACTAAGGCTATATTTCCCAGAATCATGCGAGCCAACACGGCTAAAGATGCGTGGGAGATCTTGCAGAGCGAATTTCAAGGAGATGTGAAAGTAAGAGCGATTAAGCTCCAATCACTACTCAAGGATTTCGAAAATGCCAAGATGCAGGAGAAAGAAATACTCATGGAATTCTCAACCAGAATCTTTGATCTGGTCAATATAATGAAATCTCATGGTGAAGATATTACAGATCAAAGGCTGGTACGCAAAATTCTCATCTGTCTTCCTGAGAAATATGATCCCATTATTGCCGTCATTGAAGAAACAAAGGACCTAACAACACTCACCGTTCAAGAAGTGATGGCGTCCCTAAAATCGTTCGAGCAAAGATTGTCCAGATATTCTGAGAAGCCAATAGAGGGTGCATTCCAATCAAAGCTCAAAATTGGTAACAACGAACGAGAAGGCCAATCACGATTTGGATGGAAATCAAGAGGACGAGGTGGACGTATctcaaaaggaaaaggaaaagacaaCTCATCGAATTGCAGCAATTGCAATAAGCCAAATCACTCCGAGAAGGACTGTTGGTTCAAAGGTCAATCGAGATGCAAAATATGCAATCGATTTGGTCACCTCGCCAAAGATTGCCGAAATAGGAACACTTATCAGGCAAATCAGGTTGGAGAAAATCAAACAGCTGAGGAGACACATGGAACATTCTATGTATGTCACACGGCCACCAACAAGGAGCAAGGAAAATGGTTGCTGGACAGCGGATGTAGCAACCATATGACGCCGATCTCAGAAATTTTCTCTGAACTCGACATTAGCATCAATGCTCCTGTTCAGTTTGGAAACGGAGAgcaaacaaagtcaaaaggacttgggaaaatcgccatcgagacgaaggaaggaccgagttgcatcaacaatgtcttgtGTGTGCCGAGCTTGAGTCAAAATTTACTCAGCCTCGGACAATTGGTGGAAAATGGGTACAAGCTCTGCTTCGATAACAATGAATGTGTTATATTTGACaggagagataagtcaaaggtgttCACAAAGATCAAAATGGTCAATCGAAGCTTCGCTCTCAACATCAATTATGCCGACCTAAAAGCTCATCAAGCTTCTACCTCGGACTACCTGACATCAACCTTATGGCATCGACGACTCGGTCATCTCAATTTACAAAGCCTCAAAGAGTTATCTGGCAAGAGTATGGTGCAAGGACTTCCTCACATAGAAGGAAAGCAACATGTATGCGAAGGATGCGCGTTTGGAAAGCAACATCGATTACCTTTCCTAAAAGGAGTATCATGGAGAGCTAAAGAAAAGTTGGAACTTATCCACACCGACGTCTGCGGGCCGATGGACACCCTTTCTCATGCTCAGAATaggtatttcattcttttcatcgaCGATCACACTCGTATGACTTGGGTCTATTTCATGAGGCAGAAGTCCGAAGTATTCATGATATTCAAGAAGTTTAAGAGTCTCGTCGAAAAACAGAGTGGATGCTTCATCAAAACCTTAAGAAGTGACAGAGGCAAAGAATACACTTCTaaagaatttcacaatttttgtgaAGATGAAGGAGTAGAAAGGCAACTAACGGTAAGGtacacccctcaacaaaatggtgttaccGAGAGGAAAAACCAGACAATCGTTGAAATGGCAAAATCAATGATGCACGAGAAAGGTTTACCCAAAatcttctgggctgaagcagtctaCACAGCCGTTTATTTATCTAATCGATGCCCAACCACAGCCATACCAAACAAGACTCCGTTTGAAGCatggagtggtagaagaccatcgGTGAACCATCTCAAGGTATTCGGAAGCATTTGCTATTCTCAAATTCCAAAACAGAAACGAAGCAAACTTGACGAATCTAGCGAAAGATGTATTTTTGTCGGCTACAGCACCATGAGCAAAGGTTATAGACTATTTAACCTACAGCTGGGTCAAGTTATTATTAGCCGAGATGTTCAAGTTGATGAAAATGCTTTATGGAATTGGGAAGAAAACAAAGTTGAAAAGAAAGACATTCTGATCAGTACTGACAAAGAAGATGAAATTGAGCCAAGCACACCAGATTCAAGCTCATCTCAACCCAACGAAGAAAGCTCAACTGATCCAACTTCATCAAACTCCTCATCCCCAAGCGCAACTCCAAAAAGGTACAGATCATTGAGCGATATATATGCTACATGCAATTATTGCTCAATTGAGCCTGAGAACTTTGCTGAAGCAATCAAAGAAGAACCATGGAAAAAAGCGATGGAGGAGGAAGTTCGTGTAATTGAAAAAAATCTGACATGACAGCTCGTCGATAAACCAAGAGACAAAGAAGTTATAGGtgttaaatggatctacaaagtaAAGCACAACCCAGACGGATCCATTCAAAAACACAAAGCAAGACTTGTGGCCAAAGGATATTCTCAACAGCCTGGAATTGACTACGGGGAGACGTTTGCCCCAGTAGCTCGGCTAGACACAATCCGAGCTATAATTGCATTCGCCGCCAGCAAAGGGTGGAAACTTTATCAGcttgatgtcaagtcagcatttctcaatggtgaattgaaggaagaagtgtatgtagatcaacctcagggtttcatcatcaaaggaaaagaagagaaagtctacaaacttaagaaagcgctatatggacttaaacaatctCCTCGCGCTTGGTACAGTGAGATCGACAACTATTTCAACCGAACAAAATTCGAAAAGAGCAAgagtgaaccaactttgtatgtcAAGCAGCAAGGTAATGATGTTCTTATAGTCACTCTTTATGTTGATGACCTAATTTTCACTGGAAGCAACgagaagatgatcgaagagttCAAAGATGACATGGCTCAAAAGTATGAAATGAGTGATATGGGTCTACTTCGACATTTCTTGGGCATggagatctaccaagaagaagagacaatctttatctaccaaaagatatatgcagaaaagattctgaagaaattcaacatgctGGGATGTAATCCTGTCTCTACACCACTCATTATGGGGGagaaattgaaaaaggaagatGGAGGAAAAGCAGCGGATGTCACTTATTACCGTAGCCTCATTGGTAATTTGTTATATCTCACAGCAACTAGACCTGATCTCATGTATGCTGCAAGTCTACTTTCAAGATTTATGCAGAGTCCGAGCCATTTTCATCTCGGTGCAGCAAAGCGGGTCTTACGATATGTTCAAGGGACAACTGACCTCGGTCTAAGCTTTCAGAAGAATCACGCACTTAATCTTGTCGGATATTGTGACAGTGATCTTGGTGGATCCTTAGATGACATGAAAAGCACTTCGGGGTACTGTTTCTCCTTTGGTTCAACAATATTCTCATGGGTATCCAAGAAACAACAAAGTGTTGCACAATCGTCTGCGGAAGCCGAGTACATCTCAGCATCAGTAGCCACTTCACAAGCAATTTGGCTTCGAAAAATCTTGGCTGATCTCGGTCACCATCAGATTGAAGGAACTGTGCTACACTGCGACAACAAATCTGCAATCGCTATGGCTAAGAACCCAGCTCACCACAACCGAACTCGACATATAGCACTCAAGCATCATTTCATTCGACAGGCAATTGAAGAtaaagaaattcaacttgagttcTGTCGATCTGAGGAGCAATtatctgacatcttcacaaaagcaCTTCCGAGAGAAAGATTTCAACAGCTCCGAGCCAAACTTGGAATCCGACAAcacattaagggggagtgttaaagttaatgtgttatcacttaagtttactcatcactaaggttacttgcccctaagtttctaaggttacttgccccctaagttgctaggttacttgccccctaagtttctttcaagtctatataaaggctttgtaatcaaaagtttaagaatcaagaaaaactatctATTTCTCCTCAAGAGCTCTACCAAAATACTTTCCAATTTCAACATGGAAAACTATCAAAGTGACAGGTTTCGCTTTTTGCAGAATTTAATGGAGCATATGCAAGATTAAATCCAAAGCCAATTCTGCATTCAGTTCTTGTGATCATCTGCAAAGATAAGTGAATGTTTTGCGAGAAACGATATTGACTGGAACATAAAATCAAAGAAATGGATGTTCTTGTTAGCCAATCTTCCACAATAAAGATGGTTTGCCAAGAGATTATAGGGGAGAAATtgctgaatttaaatttaaattcaacttggaTAAGcaaattgaaatttatttaaattacaaGGAGAGTAACATGAACAGATAATCTCAGACTATCAAGTATGAAAGGATGAGCTGCTTGGATGGCTACTATACTGGGCTACCTTGTATTGTAGAGTTGTTGAGTTATCCGAGTGTCGAGTTGGCTGAGTCACCCGAGTGCTAAGGCCGAGATGTCTAAGACCTTAGGCCGAGATGTCCAGACCAAGTCACAAAGTGTCGTTTCTCGAGTACCCGAGTGTTAAGGCCAAATAACAAGTACTCCTATCAAGTACCATGAACTCCTGCCAAGTTCGAGCTGACAAAAAGAGTGAGGCCTATGTGATATAGTATCCTTAAAACAGATTTGTTCTCCTTCGACTGTGCTTCGAGGTTATGATGGAAGTCTGTTTCATAGGATATAATGATAGAATTAGGTACACAATCAAGTACTGATTGTTCATGGTAAACTGAGAAAATATTTGATTGCTGTACAGGTAAACAATTAAGCAAAAATGCATGGCAGAATGAAGATTTGGAGGAATGAATGTCAAAGAAAATCTTTgcttgcattttgcattttacttaaaacctagcctccttatataggagcgtCTCCCATTTGGCTACGTTAAATAGCTGATTAAAAGCCATTATCGTCTAGATTGAAATGTAAGTTGTAGTCGGCTGTTTCACCCGGGTACCCCCACTAACATCACATCATTTAATACATCCTTTATGCACTTGTGATGTGGCAAAATGTTAGTTGTTCTACTTGAACAAATTTTGTCCTGACTGGTCTGACATTCAATGCGTTCAAGTCGTGCTCGCACACAAGTCAATATAGTTCAATATAAATCCAGACTCTGGATTTACACTCCTTACGGGCCCACACATGAGAGAAAGTCTATTCCCATGTATTTATTGACAACTATAATACTTGTGATATAATATAAATCAACAACCTTacgttaaaatttttaatatagaaCTAAAGTTCTCATAGGCAATAGAATGCTCTCCATCCACATTTTtatttccattcacatttccaaccgTTCTTAATCCAAAAAGGTGGTTGATTCCCTTCACTAGAAATGGGTAGCAGTTACAGTTTTTGTTTATTGATGGATTCTGCTTAGGATGGCAATGGGCTGGGTTTAAACCTGGCCTCGTATTAAACCCATCTAGTTCGGGGCGGGTTTAAACCCCGCCGAGCGGGTTACAGGACGGGTCTAAACTCGTTGACCGAGTTTAGAAGCAGATTCGGGGCAGGTTACGGATTTCAAAGAACCTGGCCCGAACCCGCCTGACATATATACTAATCTTATAAACTCGTCGGGTTTTGAGCGAGGTCGAAGCGGGGCGGGTTGAAAAAGTAGGCAGGGCGGGGCTGGATTTgggtttattttttttctcagagGCCGAGTTCTAGAATTGACGAAACCTAACCCAAACCCAACCTATTCTCATCcctaattctgttgtagcatgcaaCTTAAAAGAGAATTATCCAAACTAAATTAGTATTAAGGCATAATATTAATTTGGTTTGACACGTTAGTGTTAGATAATTCTTTTTTTACAGCTAATTAATGAGAATTATACCCCCGACGATTGCCACTCTGAGGCGAATTTGCCCACCGCTTCGTCGGCGTAGACAAAGAAGAGGCACAatgtgttgaattttgttttaaattcaaagtattttttttttgtagtgtttttagtcccacattgctaagtggagaagcttggaagggcttatataggaagcccttccatccttgcttagcaatgataaggggacctacacgcatgcgcgggccaagcccaaattgACTgtatttggggggttcgagccggaaatccataaacccggcgtcacgtacgcgattaacgcgcgcagaggggggggtgcaaatccccagtccgtgggccttgcgctcacgggcggcccggtcctggtttggttcagtctgaaccaaaccagtttggtttccggttcggtctgaaccaaaccagttttgTTTTTCGGTTTTGTtccgcgcgtgaggaagggacGCGGACGCGACACTGAGAcgcgtttcctcgctagcgaagcagtgcttcgtatcttctcagagtgaataaaagggaacttgcagcacctctattcttcactcaagcctcgagctttctcctccttctcccttctctgtgcgatTCATTCTGCATGGTTTTCTTCTCGTCGAGTTTTTCGCTGCTTTCTTGTACTGAGGCTTGGTCTTCCGGCGATttgaggttgggtccgagtgtcgcgtctattttggagtgcacctacggacaagacgagcggttgtcggatcttggggaaATTTTCccggagagcctttgcaccgtaaggcggcaataaattctctaaggacagtcggcgtgccgacgcttcaaccggataactaaattctaaactctactcctttatttatctgtctattgcatgctATTTTTTGTGCGAATATAATACTGCTTATATTGCTTCATTTTACAAcattcttagagaatttattgcctgcatcaatagacatgatgaatgatagggtaataggatctgatgaggctagtgctagacccgagaaattttactggcaaaacttcagacgttggcaacaacggatgaaattttggcttactacgctagggctattctccgttatagaaacaaaccctccttcacctaatgaagaggaactTGCCCGTAGTGTTTCCTTAGAGAGATTTAAgtaaagggattatctctgccatgggagaatcttgtctgccctctcagacgcactatttgatgtatactgctcaacctcttcagctaaagagctgtggaaatctttggataaaaaatataactccgaagattctggtttagaaaagtatactgtggcaaaattcctgaactttaaaatggttgaaggcaaatctgtggttgagcaaacacatgaattccaagttcaaattcatggtcttgctgaaggagatatgccattacctgaaaaatttcaggtcttgtctatcatcgaaaaattgcctctgagttgggaagattttggcatgactcttaaacatcggagaggtaaaatctctctagaagatttgatgatttccataaatatcgaagaagaacatcggaagcaacataaaaatgataatacaagaatgcctatggattttattccaaaagcgaatgtagtagtctcatctaacaaggagaaattcaaaaatcagaaaatgaagaacaagatgaaacccaacccaaaggttcaaaagaaaactggaaccaaacctaagccttgctgggcatgtggacaggttggacattatgccaaattctgccctaagcgaaaggacaaggagaaaaaccaaagcaatacgtccaacaccaacgcacaagtaaatgtcgtgactgctagcaATGACATtagcgataggtttgttaccttcaaacccgaactaaacttgat from Zingiber officinale cultivar Zhangliang chromosome 4A, Zo_v1.1, whole genome shotgun sequence includes the following:
- the LOC121971732 gene encoding polyol transporter 5-like, which gives rise to MGEKKEGGEQLSSVEKMVAPPKQGRNMYAMGCTMLASLASILLGYDIGVMSGAQKYIQNELHINDTQVEILLGILNLYSLVGSFAAGFTSDKIGRRYTIVLAAAIFFVGALLMGFAMNYAFLMFGRFVAGIGVGYALMIAPTYTAEVAPASCRGFLTSFPEVFINSGILLGYISNYAFSHLRQSLGWRFMLGVGAIPAVFLGVGVLAMPESPRWLVMRGRLGDAKEVLHKTCDSPEEARLRLADIKRAAGIPEDCDEDVVAVPTKNRDNTGAWRELLLRPRPSVRRVLIAALGIHFFQQASGIDSVVLYSPRVFEAAGLKSDNAQLGTTVAVGFTKTLFILVATFFVDRVGRRPLLLGSFAGMIVSLAALGIGLTAVDRHGVGGHQLQWAVALSISSTLAYVAFFSIGAGPITWVYSSEIFPLRLRALGAAIGVAVNRVTSGVITMTFLSLSHAITLGGSFFLYSGIATVAWVFFFTFLPETRGRTLEEMQELFGEQKKTASPEKEKEETTGVEMVNGGN